From the genome of Flavobacterium ovatum, one region includes:
- a CDS encoding alpha/beta hydrolase — protein MQPHLLIIPGLGGSGVNHWQRLWHKKYPNSNMVEQEDWEKPILDKWLAKLNESIQELQQPTILVGHSLGAILITLWANQFQNKNIVGALLVAPADVDSSEHTPDILWNFAPIPFNKLTFPSLVITSTNDPYVSTERAEFLSKSWGSQFTTIGPKGHINSESNLGIWEEGQDYLKSFVENL, from the coding sequence ATGCAACCACATCTTCTTATCATTCCAGGACTTGGAGGCTCTGGAGTCAATCATTGGCAACGACTTTGGCATAAAAAATATCCCAACTCAAATATGGTTGAACAAGAAGATTGGGAAAAACCAATACTTGACAAATGGTTAGCAAAATTAAACGAATCTATTCAGGAGCTCCAACAGCCTACAATACTAGTTGGCCATAGTTTAGGCGCTATTTTGATAACACTATGGGCCAATCAATTTCAAAATAAAAATATTGTAGGTGCTTTATTAGTAGCACCCGCTGACGTTGACTCTTCGGAACATACTCCAGATATCCTTTGGAATTTCGCCCCTATACCTTTTAATAAATTAACATTTCCATCCCTGGTAATTACAAGTACTAATGATCCATATGTAAGTACAGAACGAGCTGAATTCTTATCCAAAAGCTGGGGAAGTCAATTTACAACTATTGGACCTAAAGGACATATCAATAGCGAATCTAATCTTGGTATTTGGGAAGAAGGACAAGATTACTTAAAGTCCTTTGTAGAAA